A single region of the Ficedula albicollis isolate OC2 chromosome 11, FicAlb1.5, whole genome shotgun sequence genome encodes:
- the NDRG4 gene encoding protein NDRG4 isoform X2, with product MTMAGLHELRFTEEKPLLRGQDAELETSGDVFLSTVDTDWKEHDIETPYGLLHVVIRGSPKGNRPAILTYHDVGLNHKLCFNTFFNYEDMQEITKHFVVCHVDAPGQQAGASQFPQGYQYPSMDQLAAMLPSVVQHFGFKYVIGIGVGAGAYVLAKFALIFPDLVEGLVLMNIDPNGKGWIDWAAAKLSGLTSTLPDIVLSHLFSQEELMNNTELVQSYRQQIGSVVNQFNLQLFLNMYNGRRDLDINRPGTVPNAKTLRCPVMLVVGDNAPAEEGVVECNSKLDPTNTTFLKMADSGGLPQVTQPGKLTEAFKYFLQGMGYMPSASMTRLARSRTASLTSASSVDGTRPRACTHSESAEAMGQINHTMEVSC from the exons atgaCCATGGCAGGGCTGCACGAGCTGCGCTTCACCGAGGAGAAGCCGCTGCTGCGGGGACAGGACGCTGAGCTG GAGACCTCAGGAGATGTCTTCCTCTCCACTGTGGACACAGACTGGAAG gaACACGACATTGAGACCCCCTACGGGCTGCTGCACGTGGTCATCCGGGGCTCTCCCAAGGGGAACCGCCCGGCCATCCTGACCTACCACGATGTGGGCCTCAACc ACAAGCTCTGTTTCAACACCTTCTTCAACTACGAGGACATGCAGGAGATCACGAAGCACTTCGTTGTGTGCCACGTGGAtgctccaggacagcaggcagGAGCCTCACAGTTCCCTCAGGG GTACCAGTATCCATCCATGGACCAGCTGGCTGCCATGTTACCCAGCGTGGTGCAGCATTTCGG GTTCAAGTACGTGATCGGGATCGGTGTTGGGGCAGGAGCCTACGTGCTGGCCAAGTTTGCG CTCATCTTCCCTGACCTGGTCGAAGGGCTGGTCCTTATGAACATTGACCCCAACGGCAAAGGCTGGATTGACTGGGCAGCTGCCAAG CTCTCTGGCCTCACCAGCACGCTGCCGGACATTGTCCTGTCCCACCTGTTCAGCCAG gaagAGCTGATGAACAACACGGAGCTGGTGCAGAGTTACCGGCAGCAGATCGGCAGTGTGGTGAACCAGTTCAacctccagctcttcctcaaCATGTACAACGG CCGCAGGGACCTGGACATCAACCGGCCTGGGACTGTGCCCAATGCCAAGACGCTGCG CTGCCCCGTGATGCTGGTGGTTGGAGACAACgctcctgctgaggagggggtG GTGGAGTGTAACTCCAAGCTGGATCCCACCAACACCACATTCCTGAAG ATGGCTGACTCTGGTGGGCTGCCCCAGGTCACACAG CCAGGAAAGCTGACTGAAGCCTTCAAGTATTTCCTGCAAGGCATGGGCTACA TGCCATCTGCCAGCATGACCCGCCTGGCACGCTCCCGCACGGCCTCGCTCACCAGCGCCAGCTCCGTGGATGGCACCCGCCCGCGCGCCTGCACCCACTCGGAGAGCGCCGAGGCCATGGGGCAGATCAACCACACCATGGAGGTATCGTGCTGA
- the NDRG4 gene encoding protein NDRG4 isoform X1, whose amino-acid sequence MTMAGLHELRFTEEKPLLRGQDAELETSGDVFLSTVDTDWKEHDIETPYGLLHVVIRGSPKGNRPAILTYHDVGLNHKLCFNTFFNYEDMQEITKHFVVCHVDAPGQQAGASQFPQGYQYPSMDQLAAMLPSVVQHFGFKYVIGIGVGAGAYVLAKFALIFPDLVEGLVLMNIDPNGKGWIDWAAAKLSGLTSTLPDIVLSHLFSQEELMNNTELVQSYRQQIGSVVNQFNLQLFLNMYNGRRDLDINRPGTVPNAKTLRCPVMLVVGDNAPAEEGVVECNSKLDPTNTTFLKMADSGGLPQVTQPGKLTEAFKYFLQGMGYITHLKDRRLSGGTVPSASMTRLARSRTASLTSASSVDGTRPRACTHSESAEAMGQINHTMEVSC is encoded by the exons atgaCCATGGCAGGGCTGCACGAGCTGCGCTTCACCGAGGAGAAGCCGCTGCTGCGGGGACAGGACGCTGAGCTG GAGACCTCAGGAGATGTCTTCCTCTCCACTGTGGACACAGACTGGAAG gaACACGACATTGAGACCCCCTACGGGCTGCTGCACGTGGTCATCCGGGGCTCTCCCAAGGGGAACCGCCCGGCCATCCTGACCTACCACGATGTGGGCCTCAACc ACAAGCTCTGTTTCAACACCTTCTTCAACTACGAGGACATGCAGGAGATCACGAAGCACTTCGTTGTGTGCCACGTGGAtgctccaggacagcaggcagGAGCCTCACAGTTCCCTCAGGG GTACCAGTATCCATCCATGGACCAGCTGGCTGCCATGTTACCCAGCGTGGTGCAGCATTTCGG GTTCAAGTACGTGATCGGGATCGGTGTTGGGGCAGGAGCCTACGTGCTGGCCAAGTTTGCG CTCATCTTCCCTGACCTGGTCGAAGGGCTGGTCCTTATGAACATTGACCCCAACGGCAAAGGCTGGATTGACTGGGCAGCTGCCAAG CTCTCTGGCCTCACCAGCACGCTGCCGGACATTGTCCTGTCCCACCTGTTCAGCCAG gaagAGCTGATGAACAACACGGAGCTGGTGCAGAGTTACCGGCAGCAGATCGGCAGTGTGGTGAACCAGTTCAacctccagctcttcctcaaCATGTACAACGG CCGCAGGGACCTGGACATCAACCGGCCTGGGACTGTGCCCAATGCCAAGACGCTGCG CTGCCCCGTGATGCTGGTGGTTGGAGACAACgctcctgctgaggagggggtG GTGGAGTGTAACTCCAAGCTGGATCCCACCAACACCACATTCCTGAAG ATGGCTGACTCTGGTGGGCTGCCCCAGGTCACACAG CCAGGAAAGCTGACTGAAGCCTTCAAGTATTTCCTGCAAGGCATGGGCTACA tCACCCACCTGAAGGACCGCAGGCTGAGTGGAGGCACAG TGCCATCTGCCAGCATGACCCGCCTGGCACGCTCCCGCACGGCCTCGCTCACCAGCGCCAGCTCCGTGGATGGCACCCGCCCGCGCGCCTGCACCCACTCGGAGAGCGCCGAGGCCATGGGGCAGATCAACCACACCATGGAGGTATCGTGCTGA
- the NDRG4 gene encoding protein NDRG4 isoform X3: MPECWDGEHDIETPYGLLHVVIRGSPKGNRPAILTYHDVGLNHKLCFNTFFNYEDMQEITKHFVVCHVDAPGQQAGASQFPQGYQYPSMDQLAAMLPSVVQHFGFKYVIGIGVGAGAYVLAKFALIFPDLVEGLVLMNIDPNGKGWIDWAAAKLSGLTSTLPDIVLSHLFSQEELMNNTELVQSYRQQIGSVVNQFNLQLFLNMYNGRRDLDINRPGTVPNAKTLRCPVMLVVGDNAPAEEGVVECNSKLDPTNTTFLKMADSGGLPQVTQPGKLTEAFKYFLQGMGYITHLKDRRLSGGTVPSASMTRLARSRTASLTSASSVDGTRPRACTHSESAEAMGQINHTMEVSC; encoded by the exons ATGCCGGAGTGCTGGGATGGG gaACACGACATTGAGACCCCCTACGGGCTGCTGCACGTGGTCATCCGGGGCTCTCCCAAGGGGAACCGCCCGGCCATCCTGACCTACCACGATGTGGGCCTCAACc ACAAGCTCTGTTTCAACACCTTCTTCAACTACGAGGACATGCAGGAGATCACGAAGCACTTCGTTGTGTGCCACGTGGAtgctccaggacagcaggcagGAGCCTCACAGTTCCCTCAGGG GTACCAGTATCCATCCATGGACCAGCTGGCTGCCATGTTACCCAGCGTGGTGCAGCATTTCGG GTTCAAGTACGTGATCGGGATCGGTGTTGGGGCAGGAGCCTACGTGCTGGCCAAGTTTGCG CTCATCTTCCCTGACCTGGTCGAAGGGCTGGTCCTTATGAACATTGACCCCAACGGCAAAGGCTGGATTGACTGGGCAGCTGCCAAG CTCTCTGGCCTCACCAGCACGCTGCCGGACATTGTCCTGTCCCACCTGTTCAGCCAG gaagAGCTGATGAACAACACGGAGCTGGTGCAGAGTTACCGGCAGCAGATCGGCAGTGTGGTGAACCAGTTCAacctccagctcttcctcaaCATGTACAACGG CCGCAGGGACCTGGACATCAACCGGCCTGGGACTGTGCCCAATGCCAAGACGCTGCG CTGCCCCGTGATGCTGGTGGTTGGAGACAACgctcctgctgaggagggggtG GTGGAGTGTAACTCCAAGCTGGATCCCACCAACACCACATTCCTGAAG ATGGCTGACTCTGGTGGGCTGCCCCAGGTCACACAG CCAGGAAAGCTGACTGAAGCCTTCAAGTATTTCCTGCAAGGCATGGGCTACA tCACCCACCTGAAGGACCGCAGGCTGAGTGGAGGCACAG TGCCATCTGCCAGCATGACCCGCCTGGCACGCTCCCGCACGGCCTCGCTCACCAGCGCCAGCTCCGTGGATGGCACCCGCCCGCGCGCCTGCACCCACTCGGAGAGCGCCGAGGCCATGGGGCAGATCAACCACACCATGGAGGTATCGTGCTGA
- the NDRG4 gene encoding protein NDRG4 isoform X4 — MPECWDGEHDIETPYGLLHVVIRGSPKGNRPAILTYHDVGLNHKLCFNTFFNYEDMQEITKHFVVCHVDAPGQQAGASQFPQGYQYPSMDQLAAMLPSVVQHFGFKYVIGIGVGAGAYVLAKFALIFPDLVEGLVLMNIDPNGKGWIDWAAAKLSGLTSTLPDIVLSHLFSQEELMNNTELVQSYRQQIGSVVNQFNLQLFLNMYNGRRDLDINRPGTVPNAKTLRCPVMLVVGDNAPAEEGVVECNSKLDPTNTTFLKMADSGGLPQVTQPGKLTEAFKYFLQGMGYMPSASMTRLARSRTASLTSASSVDGTRPRACTHSESAEAMGQINHTMEVSC, encoded by the exons ATGCCGGAGTGCTGGGATGGG gaACACGACATTGAGACCCCCTACGGGCTGCTGCACGTGGTCATCCGGGGCTCTCCCAAGGGGAACCGCCCGGCCATCCTGACCTACCACGATGTGGGCCTCAACc ACAAGCTCTGTTTCAACACCTTCTTCAACTACGAGGACATGCAGGAGATCACGAAGCACTTCGTTGTGTGCCACGTGGAtgctccaggacagcaggcagGAGCCTCACAGTTCCCTCAGGG GTACCAGTATCCATCCATGGACCAGCTGGCTGCCATGTTACCCAGCGTGGTGCAGCATTTCGG GTTCAAGTACGTGATCGGGATCGGTGTTGGGGCAGGAGCCTACGTGCTGGCCAAGTTTGCG CTCATCTTCCCTGACCTGGTCGAAGGGCTGGTCCTTATGAACATTGACCCCAACGGCAAAGGCTGGATTGACTGGGCAGCTGCCAAG CTCTCTGGCCTCACCAGCACGCTGCCGGACATTGTCCTGTCCCACCTGTTCAGCCAG gaagAGCTGATGAACAACACGGAGCTGGTGCAGAGTTACCGGCAGCAGATCGGCAGTGTGGTGAACCAGTTCAacctccagctcttcctcaaCATGTACAACGG CCGCAGGGACCTGGACATCAACCGGCCTGGGACTGTGCCCAATGCCAAGACGCTGCG CTGCCCCGTGATGCTGGTGGTTGGAGACAACgctcctgctgaggagggggtG GTGGAGTGTAACTCCAAGCTGGATCCCACCAACACCACATTCCTGAAG ATGGCTGACTCTGGTGGGCTGCCCCAGGTCACACAG CCAGGAAAGCTGACTGAAGCCTTCAAGTATTTCCTGCAAGGCATGGGCTACA TGCCATCTGCCAGCATGACCCGCCTGGCACGCTCCCGCACGGCCTCGCTCACCAGCGCCAGCTCCGTGGATGGCACCCGCCCGCGCGCCTGCACCCACTCGGAGAGCGCCGAGGCCATGGGGCAGATCAACCACACCATGGAGGTATCGTGCTGA